The following are encoded together in the Streptomyces sp. NBC_00341 genome:
- the folK gene encoding 2-amino-4-hydroxy-6-hydroxymethyldihydropteridine diphosphokinase yields the protein MTAFSTEGQSDPTVQPVPASVVEQVDAADITLSNPKRAVISLGSNLGNRLETLQGAIDALEDTPGLRVKAVSPVYETEPWGVDPGSQPSYFNAVVVVKTTLPPSSLLERGQAIEEAFDRVREERWGPRTIDVDIVAYADVVSDDPVLTLPHPRARERAFVLAPWHDVDPAAQLPGVGPVADLLAGVGRGGVLPRADLELRLPE from the coding sequence ATGACTGCATTTTCTACCGAGGGGCAGAGCGACCCGACCGTACAGCCGGTTCCCGCCTCCGTGGTCGAACAGGTGGACGCCGCGGACATCACCCTCTCCAACCCCAAACGCGCCGTGATCTCCCTGGGCTCCAACCTCGGCAACCGCCTGGAGACCCTCCAGGGAGCCATCGACGCCCTGGAGGACACCCCCGGCCTCCGGGTCAAGGCGGTCTCCCCGGTGTACGAGACGGAGCCCTGGGGCGTCGACCCCGGCTCCCAGCCGTCGTACTTCAACGCGGTCGTCGTCGTGAAGACCACGCTGCCCCCGTCCTCCCTCCTGGAGCGCGGCCAGGCCATCGAGGAGGCCTTCGACCGGGTCCGCGAGGAGCGCTGGGGCCCGCGCACGATCGACGTCGACATCGTGGCGTACGCCGATGTGGTCTCCGACGATCCGGTGCTCACCCTCCCGCACCCGCGGGCCCGCGAGCGCGCCTTCGTCCTTGCCCCGTGGCACGACGTGGATCCGGCGGCCCAGCTGCCCGGCGTCGGCCCGGTCGCCGATCTGCTGGCCGGTGTCGGCCGCGGCGGCGTACTGCCCCGGGCCGACCTGGAACTCCGGCTGCCCGAGTAG
- the folB gene encoding dihydroneopterin aldolase yields MDRVALRGLKARGHHGVFPREREEGQTFIVDLVLGLDTRPAAASDDLTKTVHYGVVAEEVVDVVKGEPVDLIETLAERIAQQCLKHEGVEEVEVVVHKPDAPITVPFDDVTITITRSRA; encoded by the coding sequence GTGGATCGTGTCGCGCTGCGCGGCCTCAAGGCCCGTGGGCACCATGGTGTCTTTCCCCGGGAACGGGAAGAGGGACAGACGTTCATCGTGGACTTGGTGCTCGGCCTCGACACCCGCCCCGCGGCAGCCTCCGACGACCTGACGAAGACCGTGCACTACGGCGTGGTCGCGGAGGAGGTCGTCGATGTCGTCAAGGGCGAACCCGTCGATCTGATCGAGACGCTCGCGGAGCGCATCGCCCAGCAGTGCCTCAAGCACGAAGGCGTCGAGGAGGTGGAGGTCGTGGTGCACAAGCCGGATGCGCCCATCACCGTGCCCTTCGACGACGTCACCATCACCATCACCCGGAGCCGAGCATGA
- a CDS encoding nuclear transport factor 2 family protein: MNESRDEHADAAADIEAVELANTAFYEAMERGDLDELTGLWLPGDDLTVSCVHPGWPVLTGRGEVLRSYALIMANTEYIQFFLTDVGVSMTGDTALVTCTENILSGGPAEEGSSLGPLVGQLVVATNVFRRTPDGWKLWSHHGSPVLAETGEEEDEESAS, encoded by the coding sequence GTGAACGAGTCGCGGGACGAGCACGCGGACGCGGCCGCCGACATCGAGGCGGTCGAGCTGGCCAACACCGCCTTCTACGAGGCGATGGAGCGCGGGGACCTCGACGAACTCACCGGGCTCTGGCTGCCCGGCGACGACCTCACCGTCTCCTGCGTCCACCCGGGCTGGCCGGTGCTCACCGGCCGCGGCGAGGTGCTGCGCAGCTACGCGCTGATCATGGCGAACACCGAGTACATCCAGTTCTTCCTGACCGACGTCGGGGTGTCCATGACCGGCGACACCGCCCTGGTCACCTGCACGGAGAACATCCTCAGCGGCGGACCCGCGGAGGAGGGCAGCTCGCTGGGGCCGCTGGTGGGCCAGCTGGTGGTCGCCACCAATGTGTTCCGGCGCACTCCCGACGGCTGGAAGCTCTGGTCCCACCACGGTTCGCCCGTACTGGCCGAAACCGGTGAGGAAGAGGACGAAGAGTCCGCCTCCTGA
- a CDS encoding DUF3180 domain-containing protein, which yields MKQLRLGVLAGLFAAAGVLSWGGARLWDSLGTLPSVPLAAPIVLAVIAVVLLATALSIRSRLRAQRERRPGAKGVEPLMAARAVVFGQASALVVALVAGMYGGAGVFLLGSLDMPARRDQAIYAGFAVLAGIAVIAAALFLERVCKLPDDEDDNKNAAGA from the coding sequence GTGAAGCAACTACGGCTCGGAGTACTGGCGGGCCTCTTCGCCGCCGCCGGGGTGCTGTCCTGGGGCGGCGCCCGTCTCTGGGACTCCCTCGGCACCCTGCCGAGCGTGCCGCTGGCCGCCCCCATCGTGCTCGCGGTGATCGCCGTCGTCCTGCTGGCGACGGCGCTCTCCATCCGCTCCCGGCTGCGCGCCCAGCGTGAGCGCCGGCCGGGCGCGAAGGGCGTCGAGCCCCTGATGGCGGCCCGTGCCGTGGTCTTCGGCCAGGCCAGCGCCCTGGTCGTCGCCCTGGTCGCCGGGATGTACGGCGGCGCCGGCGTCTTCCTGCTGGGCTCCCTGGACATGCCGGCCCGCCGCGACCAGGCGATCTACGCCGGCTTCGCGGTCCTGGCCGGCATCGCGGTGATAGCCGCCGCCCTCTTCCTGGAACGCGTCTGCAAGCTCCCGGACGACGAGGACGACAACAAGAACGCGGCGGGGGCCTAG
- the folP gene encoding dihydropteroate synthase, with product MGVVNVTPDSFSDGGRWFDTTTAVKHGLDLVGEGADLVDVGGESTRPGASRVDESEELRRVVPVVRGLVSEGVTVSVDTMRARVAEQAVEAGAVLVNDVSGGLADPDMVPVVATAGVPFVVMHWRGFSETMNSRAVYGDVVAEVVEELRTRMDAVVSGGVAPERIVIDPGLGFAKDAGHDLSLIARLDALHALGRPLLVAASRKRFLGHVLAGPGAAPPPARERDAATAAISALAARSGAWAVRVHEVRATADAVRVARAVEGAA from the coding sequence ATGGGTGTCGTCAATGTGACCCCCGACTCCTTCTCCGACGGGGGCCGCTGGTTCGACACCACGACGGCCGTCAAGCACGGTCTCGACCTGGTGGGCGAGGGCGCCGACCTGGTCGACGTCGGCGGTGAGTCGACCCGCCCCGGAGCCAGCCGGGTGGACGAGTCCGAGGAGCTGCGCCGGGTCGTCCCGGTGGTCCGCGGACTCGTCTCCGAAGGCGTCACGGTCTCCGTGGACACCATGCGGGCCCGGGTCGCGGAGCAGGCCGTCGAGGCGGGCGCGGTCCTCGTCAACGACGTGAGCGGCGGGCTCGCGGACCCGGACATGGTCCCGGTCGTCGCCACCGCCGGGGTGCCCTTCGTCGTCATGCACTGGCGCGGCTTCAGCGAGACGATGAACAGCCGGGCGGTCTACGGGGACGTCGTCGCGGAGGTCGTCGAGGAGCTGCGGACCCGGATGGACGCCGTGGTCTCGGGCGGTGTCGCCCCCGAACGCATCGTGATAGACCCCGGCCTCGGTTTCGCCAAGGACGCCGGCCACGACCTCTCGCTCATCGCCCGTCTGGACGCCCTGCACGCCCTGGGCCGTCCCCTACTGGTCGCCGCCTCCCGGAAGCGGTTCCTGGGCCACGTACTGGCCGGTCCGGGCGCCGCCCCGCCGCCCGCCCGCGAACGTGACGCGGCCACCGCCGCGATCTCCGCGCTCGCCGCCCGCTCCGGCGCCTGGGCCGTCCGGGTCCACGAGGTACGGGCCACCGCCGACGCCGTACGCGTCGCCCGCGCCGTCGAGGGAGCCGCGTGA